A genome region from Methanomicrobiales archaeon includes the following:
- a CDS encoding response regulator: MTVKPIEILLIEDNPADVRLTIEALRDARIPNNLNIVGDGVEAMAYLHREGRYARVPTPDLILLDLNLPRKDGREVLAEIKSDEYLRHIPVVALTTSQAEEDVIRAYDLHVNCFITKPPDLDQFFRVVRSIEEFWLTVVRLPRKERYANERKNEGASG, encoded by the coding sequence GTGACGGTGAAACCTATCGAGATTCTCCTCATCGAGGATAACCCGGCAGATGTCCGCCTCACCATCGAGGCGCTCCGGGATGCACGTATCCCCAACAATCTGAACATCGTCGGGGATGGGGTGGAGGCGATGGCATACCTGCACAGGGAGGGGAGGTACGCCCGGGTTCCGACGCCGGACCTGATCCTTCTCGACCTGAACCTCCCCCGGAAGGACGGCAGAGAGGTGCTTGCGGAGATCAAGTCCGACGAGTATCTGCGGCATATTCCGGTGGTGGCACTCACGACATCGCAGGCGGAAGAGGATGTTATCCGCGCCTACGACCTGCACGTCAACTGCTTCATCACCAAACCCCCGGACCTGGATCAGTTCTTTCGCGTCGTCCGATCGATAGAGGAGTTCTGGCTGACCGTTGTTCGGCTGCCGAGAAAGGAGAGGTATGCCAATGAGAGGAAGAACGAGGGTGCTTCTGGTTGA
- a CDS encoding glycosyltransferase family 2 protein yields the protein MTVRETDCTLVVPAYNEERRIHHLLSEELVRFTGEIILVCDGTDDTAAVAEEFARSQPALHLRCLSFRERQGKGGAVIAGLREAERPYVGFMDADGSTSLREMKRLFAGLEKYDGLIGSRWLPESVIPEPQPLTRRLQSRLFNLLVRVIFSLPYSDTQCGAKAFRMTALRDILPAVRSRGFTFDVELLWRMRQKGCRVGELAIEWSNRGESKVGGSDGIRMFKELLEIRFGR from the coding sequence ATGACCGTCAGGGAGACCGACTGCACTCTGGTGGTTCCGGCGTACAACGAGGAGAGGCGAATCCACCACCTTCTCAGCGAAGAACTGGTAAGGTTCACAGGTGAGATTATCCTCGTCTGCGACGGTACGGACGATACGGCGGCAGTTGCAGAGGAGTTCGCGCGATCGCAACCCGCGCTGCACCTGCGATGTCTCTCGTTCCGCGAACGGCAGGGAAAGGGGGGAGCCGTGATCGCCGGCCTGCGGGAGGCGGAGAGGCCGTATGTCGGATTCATGGATGCAGACGGTTCTACGTCCCTTCGCGAGATGAAACGGCTCTTCGCGGGTCTGGAGAAGTATGACGGCCTGATCGGTTCCCGATGGCTGCCGGAGTCCGTCATCCCCGAACCGCAGCCCCTGACCCGCAGGCTGCAGAGCCGCCTCTTCAACCTCCTGGTGAGAGTCATCTTCTCGTTGCCTTACAGCGATACGCAGTGCGGAGCGAAGGCCTTCAGGATGACCGCGCTGCGGGATATTCTCCCCGCAGTGCGGTCACGGGGATTCACGTTCGATGTGGAACTCCTCTGGAGGATGCGACAGAAGGGGTGCAGAGTCGGAGAACTGGCAATCGAGTGGAGCAATCGCGGGGAATCCAAGGTGGGGGGATCCGATGGGATCCGCATGTTCAAGGAGCTGCTTGAGATCCGGTTCGGACGGTGA
- the pyrG gene encoding CTP synthase (glutamine hydrolyzing), translated as MKYIVVTGGVMSGLGKGITSASVGRILKNRGYEVTAVKIDPYLNIDAGTMNPAQHGEVFVLSDGSEVDLDLGNYERFLDINLNASHNITTGKVYRTVIEKERRGDFLGSTVQIIPHITDEIRSCIQRAALQEVDHGKTADICIVEVGGTVGDIESMPFLEAIRQMRGELPDADLVLIHVTLVPVDTMGDLKTKPTQHSVKALRELGLSPDIIVARSDRVIGLATKKKISAFCDVPQKGVISATTVPDIYQVPMEMEKEGLADVLTDLLNLEKRVPDTEWYRLVMREYTNRITVAIVSKYGIEDVYISVKEALKHAGRALSTEVKIRWLDAESYDTAHLSDVDGILVPGGFGTRGMEGKLQAIGYARREKVPYLGLCFGFQLAVVEYARGALGWGDATSQELGDGRHVVALLPEQEGVNDLGGTMRLGDYPVRLKEGTLAMHLYGKAEIVERHRHRYEVNPVHIDDMEEGGLVFSGSNGDRVEICEIPDHPFFLATQFHPEFRSRPTTPSPPFLGFVRACLDRQRGYQR; from the coding sequence TTGAAGTATATCGTCGTAACCGGCGGCGTGATGAGCGGCCTGGGAAAAGGCATCACGTCTGCATCGGTTGGCCGAATCCTGAAAAACCGCGGTTACGAAGTGACCGCGGTGAAGATCGACCCCTATCTCAATATCGATGCAGGCACCATGAATCCTGCGCAGCACGGAGAGGTCTTCGTCCTCTCCGACGGCAGCGAGGTCGACCTCGATCTCGGCAACTACGAGAGGTTCCTTGATATCAACCTGAACGCCTCCCACAACATCACCACGGGGAAGGTCTACCGCACGGTCATCGAAAAAGAACGGAGAGGGGATTTCCTCGGGAGCACCGTTCAGATCATCCCTCACATCACCGACGAGATCCGCTCCTGCATCCAGAGGGCGGCGCTGCAGGAAGTGGATCACGGCAAGACCGCGGATATCTGCATCGTCGAGGTGGGCGGCACCGTGGGCGATATCGAGAGTATGCCATTCCTGGAAGCGATCCGCCAGATGCGCGGAGAACTCCCCGATGCCGACCTCGTTCTCATCCACGTAACCCTCGTCCCCGTGGATACGATGGGCGATCTCAAGACCAAGCCGACGCAGCACTCGGTGAAAGCGCTCCGGGAACTGGGGCTCTCCCCGGATATCATCGTTGCCCGCAGCGATCGCGTGATCGGTCTGGCAACCAAGAAGAAGATCTCCGCCTTCTGCGACGTCCCCCAGAAAGGCGTCATCAGCGCGACCACAGTGCCGGATATTTACCAGGTCCCCATGGAGATGGAGAAGGAGGGGCTGGCCGACGTTCTCACCGATCTCCTGAACCTGGAGAAGAGAGTACCCGACACGGAGTGGTACCGCCTGGTAATGAGGGAGTACACAAACCGCATCACGGTCGCGATCGTGAGCAAATACGGCATCGAGGATGTCTACATCAGCGTCAAGGAGGCGCTCAAGCACGCCGGCCGCGCACTGTCGACGGAGGTCAAGATACGCTGGCTGGACGCGGAGAGTTACGATACCGCCCATCTCTCCGATGTGGACGGCATTCTCGTGCCCGGCGGATTCGGCACCCGCGGTATGGAAGGGAAACTGCAGGCGATCGGCTATGCGCGCCGTGAGAAGGTGCCCTACCTGGGTCTCTGCTTCGGATTCCAGCTGGCGGTGGTGGAGTACGCACGCGGCGCGCTCGGCTGGGGGGATGCGACCAGCCAGGAGCTCGGCGACGGGCGGCACGTCGTCGCCCTCCTGCCGGAGCAGGAGGGAGTGAACGATCTCGGCGGCACCATGCGCCTGGGGGACTACCCCGTCCGCCTGAAGGAAGGCACGCTCGCGATGCACCTGTACGGGAAGGCGGAGATCGTGGAGCGGCATCGCCACCGTTACGAGGTGAACCCGGTCCACATCGACGACATGGAGGAGGGCGGGCTGGTATTCTCCGGATCGAACGGCGATCGGGTGGAGATCTGCGAGATTCCGGATCATCCGTTCTTCCTGGCGACGCAGTTCCACCCCGAGTTCCGTTCGCGGCCGACCACCCCCTCGCCCCCCTTCCTGGGTTTTGTGAGGGCCTGCCTGGATAGGCAGCGGGGGTACCAGCGGTGA
- the hisC gene encoding histidinol-phosphate transaminase, with amino-acid sequence MRRLVRSCFTGGGYVYATRAEEIARAAGHTRCARLASNESPFPPSPLAIERAVQAMRRANRYPPEVPESLCRALKRLHGDYPVAIGNGMDGVIETLMRTLVDPGDTVVIATPTFSFYGVAATAQGASIRTVPRRKDFSVDVAAFVDACRGAKIAFLCTPNNPTGTLTPVEAVEEILKSIDGLLFLDNAYVEFSETDYLPLLKDHDNLVIGRTMSKIYALAGLRLGYAFMPAWLLPYYRKAATPFAVNAVTAAAAEGALADRDLVERTRAHVRAWREIVRDRVNFPTFPSEANFVLVDVRPHTGDAVMERLAARGVLVRSCTSFPMLGDHYIRVSIGDAWENERFLEEMNRL; translated from the coding sequence ATGCGGCGACTGGTTAGGTCGTGCTTTACGGGAGGCGGCTACGTCTACGCGACCCGGGCCGAAGAGATAGCGCGTGCAGCCGGTCACACCCGCTGTGCGCGCCTGGCATCGAACGAGAGCCCGTTCCCGCCCTCCCCCCTCGCCATCGAGCGTGCGGTGCAGGCGATGCGCCGGGCAAACCGGTATCCGCCGGAGGTGCCCGAATCGCTCTGCCGCGCTCTCAAAAGATTGCATGGGGACTATCCGGTAGCGATCGGGAACGGTATGGACGGTGTCATCGAGACGCTGATGAGAACGCTCGTGGACCCCGGCGACACGGTCGTCATCGCAACACCGACCTTCTCCTTCTACGGCGTTGCCGCTACAGCGCAGGGGGCGTCCATCCGCACAGTACCCCGCCGTAAGGACTTCTCGGTGGACGTTGCGGCGTTCGTCGATGCCTGCCGGGGGGCAAAGATCGCCTTTCTCTGCACTCCCAACAATCCCACGGGAACCCTCACCCCCGTCGAGGCGGTAGAGGAGATCCTGAAGAGCATCGACGGACTGCTCTTCCTTGACAATGCATACGTCGAGTTCTCGGAGACCGATTATCTGCCGCTCCTGAAGGACCATGACAATCTTGTGATCGGCCGCACGATGTCGAAGATTTACGCCCTCGCCGGCCTCCGCCTGGGGTATGCGTTCATGCCTGCCTGGCTCCTGCCGTACTACCGCAAAGCGGCGACCCCGTTTGCCGTGAACGCGGTGACCGCGGCAGCCGCCGAGGGGGCCCTTGCCGATCGGGATCTCGTAGAGCGGACGCGGGCTCATGTGAGGGCATGGAGGGAGATCGTTCGGGACCGCGTGAACTTCCCCACCTTCCCCTCGGAGGCCAATTTCGTCCTGGTGGACGTGCGCCCGCACACGGGGGATGCGGTGATGGAGAGGCTGGCAGCCAGGGGGGTGCTCGTGCGCTCCTGCACCAGTTTTCCCATGCTCGGTGATCACTATATCCGCGTGAGCATCGGCGATGCATGGGAGAACGAACGGTTCCTGGAAGAGATGAATCGGCTATGA
- a CDS encoding acetylornithine/succinylornithine family transaminase, which translates to MADYPVHSFTELESRYYQPTFSRAIQIVRGRGSRVWDSEGREYIDCVAGIAVCSTGHCHPAVVKAICDQARELIHCSNLYYVPHQGELARKLAEITALSRVFLTNSGTEATEAAIKLARIATKRKKFVAFDHGFHGRTLGGLAVTHKPAIREPFEPLEPRCTFLPYGDLEAVRKAVDADTAGIFVEPVQGEAGVILPPEGFIAGLREICDDTGALLIVDEVQSGMGRTGSWLAIQQERVEPDIVTLAKGLASGFPIGAMVAREGLLFKKGDHGSTFAGGPIACAAALATIGVIEDLLPEIPAKGERFRRGLAACRPRVRGLMIGISIGERCPEVQQRCMDAGLLVNCAADGNLRLVPPLVIQNEEIDRAIEVIHAATG; encoded by the coding sequence ATGGCAGATTATCCGGTTCACTCTTTTACGGAGCTCGAGTCCCGCTACTACCAGCCCACGTTCTCGCGGGCGATCCAGATCGTGCGCGGGCGGGGCTCCCGCGTCTGGGATTCGGAAGGAAGGGAGTACATCGACTGCGTCGCCGGAATAGCGGTCTGCAGCACGGGACACTGTCATCCGGCAGTGGTGAAGGCGATCTGCGATCAGGCGCGGGAGCTGATCCACTGCTCCAATCTGTACTACGTGCCGCATCAGGGGGAGCTGGCGCGGAAACTGGCGGAGATCACCGCCCTCTCTCGTGTCTTCCTGACCAACTCCGGTACGGAGGCGACAGAGGCAGCGATCAAGCTCGCGCGGATCGCCACGAAGAGGAAGAAGTTCGTTGCATTCGACCACGGTTTCCACGGCAGAACCCTCGGCGGGCTTGCTGTCACCCATAAGCCTGCGATCCGGGAGCCGTTCGAGCCGCTCGAGCCCCGCTGCACCTTCCTGCCGTACGGGGATCTGGAGGCCGTGCGAAAGGCCGTGGATGCCGATACCGCCGGCATCTTCGTGGAGCCCGTCCAGGGGGAGGCGGGCGTCATCCTCCCGCCGGAGGGCTTCATCGCCGGCCTGCGGGAGATCTGCGACGATACCGGAGCCCTCCTGATCGTCGACGAGGTGCAGAGCGGGATGGGTCGGACAGGGAGCTGGCTCGCCATCCAGCAGGAGCGGGTGGAACCGGACATCGTGACGCTGGCAAAAGGGCTTGCCAGCGGATTTCCCATCGGTGCCATGGTCGCCAGGGAGGGGCTCCTCTTCAAGAAGGGCGACCATGGAAGCACCTTTGCCGGCGGGCCGATCGCATGTGCGGCTGCGCTCGCCACCATCGGCGTGATCGAGGATCTCCTCCCGGAGATTCCAGCAAAAGGCGAACGGTTCCGCCGGGGTCTTGCCGCCTGCCGTCCGCGCGTGCGGGGCCTGATGATCGGCATCTCGATCGGGGAGCGCTGCCCCGAGGTGCAGCAGCGCTGTATGGATGCCGGACTTCTCGTCAACTGCGCCGCCGACGGCAATCTCCGCCTTGTACCTCCACTGGTCATCCAGAACGAGGAGATCGACAGGGCGATCGAGGTCATCCATGCGGCGACTGGTTAG
- a CDS encoding PAS domain S-box protein, whose protein sequence is MLLVEDDRANARLIMEMLKEVPESPFVLQHAECLADGLALLDTGEIDVVLLDLMLPDSMRLDTVRRMIEHAPEVPIVVLTTLHDVETGIEAVQAGAQDYLFKGEVDSALLARSLKYAMERKRILEALKDSEARYRTIFETTGTATIILEPDLTIAMVNREFEVIMGYTKEEVQGRKTWKQLIPKGHSDRLSEHYEALLKDPASGMLPPCECKAVDRNGFVHDFIITLSLIPGTERCVVSLLDITERKRLEEKEKEYIRDRTFLSRSALKFVTLSSAEQIFRHFGEQLQRRIRNSVVLVGSYSPEHRRLQILAVSGMKKHDNPRLQAMEKVFEGLSFQLSDLARRKSMKGTLTKMRGGFQKLAANSVPPGVLSLIETYLKNRTLYLVGFTAGEELLGVTIIMVEKGSNLGDKSVIETFINQASVALQRKLAEEELESTKSRLQRLLVASPAAIYSADIQDQGHFVYTYMSDNIKQVIGYEPQEIIGSQKFWQQQIFPEDKKQFLAEDLPRLYREGSINTEYRFKGKDGSFRWIQDEMRLVCDSDGNPCEVVGYLIDITERKQIEEALMIKHSAMASAMEPMILLDHEMCLVYVNDATVSLWGCSDMDEVIGRQLEEFVGPRAKYQRMVKTVIEEGSYRGEFTGYKNDGSQFDARVAINTVRDDLGITCYVATIEDITEQKEVERESKKYRSMLEKMVVKRSTELTEAQKRLKEEISRRKQLEKALKKEKEAV, encoded by the coding sequence GTGCTTCTGGTTGAGGACGACCGTGCGAACGCGCGGTTGATCATGGAGATGCTCAAGGAGGTGCCGGAATCGCCCTTTGTCCTGCAGCATGCAGAATGCCTCGCCGATGGGCTGGCACTCCTGGATACCGGAGAGATCGATGTCGTGCTCCTGGACCTGATGCTTCCCGACAGCATGCGGCTCGACACGGTCCGGCGGATGATCGAGCACGCGCCGGAGGTCCCCATCGTCGTGCTCACGACGCTCCACGACGTGGAGACGGGCATCGAGGCCGTTCAGGCCGGTGCCCAGGACTACCTCTTCAAAGGCGAGGTGGACAGTGCGCTCCTGGCACGCTCCCTGAAGTATGCGATGGAGAGGAAACGGATCCTGGAGGCCCTGAAGGACTCGGAGGCCCGATACCGCACCATCTTCGAGACCACGGGCACGGCAACCATCATCCTCGAGCCGGATCTGACCATTGCGATGGTGAACCGTGAGTTCGAGGTGATCATGGGTTACACCAAGGAGGAGGTGCAGGGCAGGAAGACGTGGAAGCAGTTGATCCCGAAAGGGCATTCGGATCGGCTCTCGGAGCACTATGAAGCGCTCCTGAAGGATCCGGCCTCCGGCATGCTCCCCCCCTGCGAATGCAAAGCGGTCGACCGGAACGGATTCGTCCACGACTTCATCATCACTCTCTCCCTCATTCCCGGAACGGAGCGGTGCGTGGTATCGCTCCTGGATATCACCGAGAGGAAGAGGCTGGAAGAGAAGGAGAAGGAGTATATACGCGATAGGACGTTCCTGTCGCGATCCGCCCTGAAGTTCGTGACACTCTCCTCCGCGGAACAGATCTTCCGCCACTTCGGCGAGCAGCTGCAGCGGCGGATCCGGAACTCTGTCGTTCTGGTGGGCAGTTACAGTCCGGAGCATCGGCGGCTGCAGATCCTCGCCGTTTCGGGGATGAAAAAGCACGACAATCCCCGCCTGCAGGCGATGGAGAAGGTCTTCGAGGGTCTGTCGTTCCAGCTCTCGGACCTGGCAAGACGCAAGAGCATGAAAGGCACGCTCACGAAGATGCGGGGCGGGTTCCAGAAGCTCGCCGCCAACAGCGTGCCGCCCGGTGTCCTCTCGCTCATAGAGACGTATCTCAAGAATAGAACCCTCTACCTCGTCGGATTCACGGCGGGAGAGGAGCTTCTGGGGGTCACCATCATCATGGTGGAGAAAGGGTCCAACCTGGGAGACAAGTCCGTCATCGAGACGTTCATCAACCAGGCTTCCGTGGCACTCCAGCGCAAGCTCGCTGAAGAGGAGCTGGAATCCACGAAGTCACGTCTGCAGCGGCTGCTGGTGGCGAGTCCGGCTGCCATCTACAGCGCAGACATCCAGGATCAGGGCCACTTTGTCTATACCTACATGAGCGACAACATCAAGCAGGTGATCGGTTACGAGCCCCAGGAGATCATCGGGAGCCAGAAGTTCTGGCAGCAGCAGATCTTCCCGGAGGATAAAAAACAGTTCCTGGCGGAGGACCTCCCCCGCCTCTATCGGGAGGGCTCCATCAACACAGAGTACAGGTTCAAGGGCAAAGACGGATCGTTCCGCTGGATTCAGGACGAGATGCGTCTGGTGTGCGATTCCGATGGAAACCCGTGCGAGGTGGTCGGTTATCTGATCGACATCACCGAGCGGAAGCAGATCGAAGAGGCTCTGATGATCAAGCACAGCGCAATGGCCTCGGCCATGGAGCCGATGATCCTCCTCGATCACGAGATGTGCCTGGTGTACGTGAACGATGCCACCGTCTCTCTGTGGGGGTGCTCCGACATGGACGAGGTGATCGGCAGGCAGCTCGAGGAGTTCGTGGGGCCCCGGGCGAAGTACCAGCGGATGGTGAAGACCGTCATCGAGGAGGGAAGCTATCGGGGAGAGTTCACGGGCTACAAGAATGACGGTTCGCAGTTCGATGCCCGCGTGGCCATCAACACCGTCCGGGACGATCTGGGCATCACCTGCTATGTCGCCACCATCGAGGACATCACCGAGCAGAAGGAGGTGGAGCGGGAGTCAAAGAAGTACCGGTCCATGCTGGAGAAGATGGTGGTGAAGCGCAGCACCGAGCTGACTGAAGCCCAGAAGCGGCTGAAAGAAGAGATCAGCCGCCGGAAACAGCTCGAAAAAGCGCTGAAAAAAGAGAAAGAGGCTGTGTGA
- a CDS encoding adenylate kinase family protein, translating to MMVGITGVPGTGKSSVARELEDRGHRVVRLVDEIGSYVCEEDIDRMTAVVDEERFAEEFPPVEGFVEGLLAHFLPCDRVVVLRCRPDVLRERLEKRGYPKAKIDENVEAEALDVILIETVERHPPEHILEIDTTMLSPADAADRIEGFLAGRVAPSCGTLDWSEYVMRR from the coding sequence ATGATGGTGGGCATTACCGGCGTTCCCGGGACCGGGAAATCCAGTGTCGCTCGGGAGCTGGAGGACAGGGGGCATCGTGTCGTCCGCCTAGTGGATGAAATCGGGAGTTATGTCTGCGAAGAGGATATCGATCGGATGACCGCGGTCGTCGATGAGGAGCGTTTTGCGGAAGAGTTTCCTCCGGTGGAGGGGTTCGTGGAGGGGCTCCTCGCGCACTTTCTCCCCTGCGACCGGGTGGTGGTGCTCCGCTGCCGACCCGATGTGCTGCGGGAGCGTCTGGAGAAGCGGGGCTATCCGAAGGCGAAGATCGACGAGAACGTCGAGGCAGAGGCGCTCGACGTGATCCTGATCGAGACGGTCGAGCGCCATCCCCCGGAGCATATCCTCGAGATCGACACCACGATGCTCTCGCCGGCGGATGCCGCGGACAGGATCGAGGGGTTCCTCGCGGGAAGGGTTGCTCCATCCTGCGGAACGCTCGACTGGTCGGAGTACGTGATGCGACGATGA
- the guaA gene encoding glutamine-hydrolyzing GMP synthase: MPVNAEKFIDRAVEEIRNASAGEKVVMALSGGVDSSVCASLGARAIGDRLIPIYVDTGLMRKGETDRIRETFQELNPVVVDAGGEFFSALRGVTDPEEKRKVIGERFIRIFEREAKRSGARHLLQGTIYPDRIESEGGIKSHHNVGGMPLRIEFERIIEPLRDLYKDEVREIAGALGLPAEIRHRMPFPGPGLAVRVIGEVTPEKIAVVREANAIAEEELVETYRPWQCFAALLGRGTGVKGDIRCHGWIVAIRAVNSRDGMTADPLDVPFAELVRIGSRIASEIPEVARVVYDVTPKPPATIEYE; encoded by the coding sequence ATGCCCGTGAATGCAGAGAAGTTCATCGACAGGGCAGTTGAAGAGATCCGGAACGCCTCCGCCGGCGAAAAGGTCGTGATGGCCCTCTCCGGGGGAGTCGACAGCTCCGTCTGCGCCAGTCTCGGCGCCCGGGCGATCGGCGATCGGCTGATCCCGATCTACGTGGATACCGGCCTCATGCGGAAGGGTGAGACCGATAGGATTCGGGAGACCTTCCAAGAGCTCAATCCGGTCGTCGTGGATGCGGGGGGCGAGTTCTTCTCCGCCCTCCGCGGGGTGACCGATCCCGAGGAGAAACGGAAGGTGATCGGGGAGAGATTCATCCGCATATTCGAGCGCGAGGCGAAACGAAGCGGAGCACGGCACCTCCTGCAGGGCACCATCTATCCGGATCGGATCGAGAGCGAGGGAGGCATCAAGAGCCACCACAACGTCGGGGGGATGCCGCTCCGCATCGAGTTCGAGAGAATCATCGAGCCGCTCCGCGATCTCTACAAGGACGAGGTGCGGGAGATCGCGGGCGCCCTAGGACTGCCGGCGGAGATCCGGCACAGGATGCCGTTCCCGGGACCGGGTCTGGCTGTGCGCGTGATCGGCGAGGTGACGCCGGAGAAGATCGCCGTCGTTCGGGAGGCGAACGCGATCGCCGAGGAGGAGCTCGTTGAGACGTATCGGCCCTGGCAGTGCTTTGCCGCGCTTCTCGGACGCGGCACCGGCGTCAAGGGCGACATCCGCTGCCACGGCTGGATCGTGGCCATCCGCGCGGTGAACTCGAGGGATGGCATGACCGCCGATCCGCTGGACGTGCCTTTTGCGGAGCTGGTTCGGATCGGCTCCCGCATCGCCTCGGAGATTCCGGAGGTCGCGCGGGTGGTCTACGACGTCACCCCCAAACCCCCGGCGACGATCGAGTACGAATGA
- a CDS encoding CDP-alcohol phosphatidyltransferase family protein encodes MTLDRLRPYTGVMLRPLIAACRWAGITPNAFSVASFLAAFLAGFAFYAQQIPLAVALVGVNALFDALDGALARALMVDGKKGDFLDHVIDRYADIFIITGIFAGGAAPWEIGIFALTGVLMASYLGTQAQAVGVGRYYGGILGRADRLVLILIAGVLDVLIPAGVFGLPYLGWLLIFFGILGHATAAQRFIYVIRRI; translated from the coding sequence ATGACGCTGGATCGCCTGCGGCCGTATACGGGGGTGATGCTGCGACCGCTGATCGCGGCCTGCCGGTGGGCAGGCATCACCCCCAATGCCTTCAGCGTCGCATCGTTCCTTGCCGCCTTCCTGGCCGGTTTCGCCTTCTACGCACAGCAGATCCCCCTCGCGGTGGCGCTCGTGGGCGTGAATGCCCTCTTCGATGCGCTCGACGGAGCGCTCGCGCGAGCTCTGATGGTGGACGGGAAGAAGGGTGACTTCCTGGATCATGTCATCGATCGCTACGCGGACATCTTCATCATCACCGGCATATTTGCGGGAGGCGCCGCTCCCTGGGAGATAGGCATATTCGCCCTCACCGGTGTGCTGATGGCATCCTATCTGGGCACGCAGGCGCAGGCGGTGGGTGTCGGCCGCTACTACGGCGGGATTCTCGGAAGGGCGGATCGGCTGGTTCTGATCCTCATCGCCGGCGTGCTGGATGTCCTCATCCCCGCGGGGGTATTCGGGTTGCCCTACCTGGGGTGGCTGCTCATATTCTTCGGCATCCTGGGTCACGCCACCGCAGCCCAGAGATTCATCTACGTCATCCGGAGGATCTAG
- a CDS encoding PaaI family thioesterase, with the protein MEPSEPAKDSYLELIRRRGRDANPFFRLMGIEISRIGSGEAELTMRIRPDMANGAGWLQGGIYLSLTDEAMALALYSVLGPGEGVATISESTSFIRGAREGGLIARGRVVRRGRRVAFAEGEVRREGGDAELLARTTASFAILQEPERG; encoded by the coding sequence ATGGAACCGTCAGAACCAGCAAAAGATTCCTATCTGGAGTTGATCCGAAGAAGGGGAAGAGATGCAAACCCCTTCTTCCGCCTGATGGGCATCGAGATCAGCCGGATCGGTAGCGGCGAAGCCGAGCTGACGATGCGGATACGCCCCGATATGGCAAACGGGGCGGGGTGGCTGCAGGGCGGTATCTACCTCTCCCTCACCGACGAGGCGATGGCGCTGGCCCTCTACAGCGTACTCGGTCCCGGCGAGGGCGTAGCGACGATCTCCGAGAGCACCAGCTTCATCCGCGGTGCACGGGAAGGGGGGCTGATCGCCCGCGGCAGGGTGGTGAGGAGAGGGCGGCGCGTGGCATTTGCCGAGGGCGAGGTGCGGCGCGAGGGCGGGGATGCGGAACTCCTCGCGAGAACCACGGCATCGTTTGCAATCCTGCAGGAACCGGAACGAGGGTGA